The Sphingobacteriaceae bacterium genome has a segment encoding these proteins:
- a CDS encoding aldehyde dehydrogenase family protein encodes MNEYKIYCGGEFISSSDTLPVTNKYTGEVIAQTYLADTNILNKAINSAVLVKAACFHLSSFQKEKILLSITQKLENNINVISELLCMESGKPIRLATAEVKRSIQTFKIASEECKRIPHELLDLDWTENGKNKTGIVKHFPIGIVAGISPFNFPLNLAVHKIAPAIAAGCPIILKPASNTPLSTLFLAKLINETELPKGAVSIIPMNRITGSLLVDDERINLLSFTGSPEVGWDLKSKCGKKKVVLELGGNAGVIISQKVDVDAIINKCINGAFAYSGQICIHAQRFIVHESNYDAFILEMKKAAMNLKTGDPLNSETDLGPMIDETQAKRVELWVNESIKQGATLIYGGKRTNTFYEPTILTNTTIKMKVNAEEIFGPVICIEKYSGEIDEAIRQLNDTKFGLQCGIFTDSIEELEKVFKNALVGGVIHNDVPTLRFDHMPYGGIKESGLGREGVKYAMMDMLETKILVK; translated from the coding sequence ATGAACGAATATAAAATTTATTGTGGAGGAGAATTTATCAGCAGTTCTGATACCCTGCCGGTTACCAACAAATATACGGGTGAAGTTATTGCCCAAACCTACCTTGCCGATACCAACATTTTAAACAAGGCCATTAATTCAGCCGTATTGGTTAAAGCAGCTTGTTTTCATTTATCGTCTTTTCAGAAAGAAAAAATATTATTAAGCATTACGCAAAAATTAGAAAATAATATTAATGTAATTTCAGAATTACTTTGCATGGAAAGTGGTAAACCAATTCGTTTGGCTACCGCTGAAGTGAAACGTTCCATTCAAACTTTTAAAATTGCTTCGGAAGAGTGTAAGAGAATACCCCATGAATTGCTGGATTTAGATTGGACTGAGAATGGGAAAAATAAAACAGGTATTGTTAAACATTTTCCGATAGGTATTGTTGCCGGAATTTCTCCTTTCAATTTTCCGTTAAACTTAGCGGTGCACAAAATTGCCCCGGCCATAGCTGCAGGCTGTCCTATAATTTTAAAACCCGCAAGCAACACCCCGCTTTCAACACTTTTTTTAGCTAAACTTATTAATGAAACCGAATTGCCTAAGGGTGCTGTATCAATCATACCTATGAACAGAATAACCGGTAGTTTATTGGTGGATGACGAACGAATAAATTTGTTGAGTTTCACTGGTTCACCTGAAGTAGGTTGGGACTTAAAATCAAAATGCGGAAAGAAAAAAGTGGTTTTAGAATTGGGTGGAAATGCAGGCGTAATTATTAGTCAAAAAGTAGATGTTGATGCAATAATAAATAAATGTATTAATGGTGCTTTTGCATATAGCGGGCAAATTTGCATTCATGCGCAACGATTTATAGTTCATGAATCAAATTATGATGCCTTTATATTGGAAATGAAAAAAGCGGCAATGAATTTAAAAACCGGCGACCCTTTGAACTCCGAAACAGACTTAGGTCCGATGATTGATGAAACCCAAGCAAAACGTGTTGAATTATGGGTGAATGAAAGTATAAAACAAGGCGCAACATTGATTTACGGAGGAAAAAGAACAAATACATTTTATGAACCAACAATTCTCACGAATACGACTATAAAAATGAAAGTGAATGCTGAAGAGATTTTTGGGCCTGTGATTTGTATTGAAAAGTATTCGGGTGAAATTGATGAAGCCATCCGTCAATTAAATGATACAAAATTCGGATTACAGTGCGGAATTTTCACAGATTCGATAGAAGAATTGGAGAAAGTTTTTAAAAATGCGCTAGTTGGTGGTGTAATTCACAACGATGTTCCTACCTTGCGCTTCGATCACATGCCTTATGGTGGGATAAAAGAAAGCGGGTTGGGCAGAGAAGGCGTGAAATATGCGATGATGGATATGTTGGAAACAAAAATTTTAGTAAAATAA
- a CDS encoding aldo/keto reductase, translating into MEYRRLGKSGLQVSVLSFGSWVTFGKQIDTSVADELLSIAYENGVNFFDNAEIYARGKSEQVMGEILKKKNWARSSYTVSSKVFFGYEESKPNQTGLSRKHIIEGCHAALKRLQVEYIDLFFCHRPDKNSPIEETVWTMNDLIRQGKIFYWGTSEWSNDEIMQAFVFAEKNHLIGPTMEQPQYNMFERTKMEKDYLLLFRDFGLGTTIWSPLCSGLLTGKYNNGIPTDNRLHIEGMDWLKERTLGDQSKIKKTIALGKLAEECGLSLTQMAIAWCIKNPNVSTAILGASKPQQLKENLGALDKVALLSPEILEKIELILQNKPIQALY; encoded by the coding sequence ATGGAATACAGGAGATTAGGAAAATCAGGTTTACAGGTAAGTGTACTTTCATTTGGAAGTTGGGTAACTTTTGGAAAGCAAATAGATACTAGCGTTGCCGATGAACTTTTAAGTATAGCTTACGAAAACGGAGTTAATTTTTTTGATAATGCCGAAATCTATGCCCGCGGAAAATCAGAACAGGTAATGGGCGAAATTTTAAAGAAAAAAAACTGGGCCAGAAGTTCATATACTGTAAGTAGTAAAGTGTTTTTCGGGTATGAGGAATCTAAACCTAACCAAACAGGTCTTTCCAGAAAGCATATAATAGAGGGTTGTCATGCCGCTTTAAAGCGTTTGCAGGTTGAATATATTGATTTGTTTTTTTGTCACCGACCCGATAAAAATTCGCCTATTGAAGAAACCGTTTGGACTATGAACGATTTAATCCGTCAAGGAAAAATATTTTATTGGGGAACCAGTGAGTGGAGTAACGATGAAATTATGCAGGCTTTTGTTTTTGCCGAAAAAAATCATCTGATTGGTCCTACCATGGAGCAGCCCCAATATAATATGTTTGAAAGAACCAAAATGGAGAAAGATTATTTATTACTTTTCAGAGATTTTGGATTGGGTACTACCATCTGGAGCCCGTTATGCAGTGGTTTATTAACCGGGAAATATAATAACGGAATTCCAACCGATAATAGATTACATATTGAAGGCATGGATTGGTTGAAGGAAAGAACTTTAGGTGATCAATCCAAAATTAAAAAAACAATTGCATTAGGTAAATTAGCAGAAGAATGCGGCTTATCTTTAACGCAAATGGCCATTGCCTGGTGCATAAAAAATCCAAATGTGAGCACAGCCATATTAGGTGCAAGTAAACCTCAGCAATTAAAAGAAAATTTAGGGGCACTTGATAAAGTAGCATTATTAAGTCCGGAAATTTTGGAAAAAATAGAGCTTATTCTTCAAAACAAACCGATTCAAGCCCTTTATTAA
- a CDS encoding VWA domain-containing protein, translated as MKSWIHIFLLIGIRLNAQLAFNASHLKLGEIKEAFEISGDLILKNTADKKIYLLRADADNGVKILASKKTILPGDTCLLIISFIPEHEGKFNKKIKLISSDKATPNILEMSGDLKSKLKNNQQACYYFGSKRKNKTETKEIFIASRDTFQVRDNSNRIPDYAGTFTVNGKSIKEDSKISNHEKIVPVENEMELSGILYKPNNIVFLVDVSSSMKDSLKLPLMKEALYVLIKALRDVDKITFITYADSVHVLAESIPGSAKTVLNTYVNGLNGHGYTKGRKAIFKAREVAEKHFITEGNNQIFLATDGMFYFYDKDKLDWKNRNANKKIVLTTVAFGNDKSALKNLKEIAQASEGSYIKIKGRKNEEELLEEVKLRSKR; from the coding sequence GTGAAGAGTTGGATTCATATTTTTTTATTGATTGGTATTCGCTTAAACGCGCAACTTGCTTTTAATGCATCTCATCTTAAACTGGGAGAAATTAAAGAGGCTTTTGAAATCAGTGGTGACTTAATTTTAAAAAACACAGCCGATAAAAAAATTTATTTATTAAGAGCTGATGCGGATAATGGAGTGAAAATATTGGCTTCAAAAAAAACTATATTGCCCGGCGACACCTGTTTGCTGATTATCTCTTTTATTCCAGAGCATGAAGGTAAATTCAATAAAAAAATAAAACTAATCAGTAGTGATAAGGCAACTCCTAATATATTAGAAATGAGTGGGGATTTGAAAAGTAAATTAAAAAACAATCAACAGGCCTGTTATTATTTTGGGAGCAAAAGAAAAAATAAAACTGAAACGAAAGAAATTTTTATTGCCTCGCGTGACACATTTCAAGTACGAGATAACAGCAATCGTATTCCGGATTATGCCGGCACATTTACAGTAAATGGCAAAAGTATAAAAGAAGATTCTAAAATTTCAAATCATGAAAAAATAGTTCCTGTGGAAAATGAAATGGAATTATCAGGTATACTTTATAAACCTAATAATATTGTTTTTTTGGTGGATGTAAGTAGTTCAATGAAAGATTCTTTAAAACTGCCTTTGATGAAAGAGGCTTTGTATGTTTTGATAAAAGCACTTAGAGATGTGGACAAGATAACATTTATAACCTATGCTGATTCTGTTCATGTGTTGGCTGAATCGATTCCGGGTTCGGCAAAAACGGTATTGAATACTTATGTTAATGGATTAAACGGTCATGGATATACGAAAGGAAGAAAAGCAATTTTTAAAGCACGAGAGGTTGCCGAGAAACATTTTATAACAGAAGGGAATAATCAAATATTTTTAGCTACAGATGGTATGTTTTATTTTTACGATAAGGATAAACTAGATTGGAAAAACAGGAATGCAAATAAAAAAATTGTACTAACAACTGTTGCTTTTGGAAATGATAAAAGTGCTTTAAAAAATTTAAAAGAAATAGCACAGGCCAGTGAAGGTTCATATATCAAAATAAAGGGACGTAAAAATGAAGAAGAACTTTTAGAGGAAGTTAAATTAAGAAGCAAACGTTAA
- the msrB gene encoding peptide-methionine (R)-S-oxide reductase MsrB — MNRIILIIGMTSLTMLASCQNVESKKSEINNPKKVMDTSYQKTDEEWKKILTPEQYQILRKKGTERPHSSALNDLFEEGTYVCAGCGTELFTSTQKFDGHCGWPSFDGEIGGGDRVKKIRDLSHGMVRTEIVCAKCGGHLGHIFDDGPTQSGLRYCVNGVSIGFKKKEK; from the coding sequence ATGAATAGAATAATTTTAATAATCGGAATGACTTCTTTGACTATGTTAGCGAGTTGTCAAAATGTTGAATCAAAAAAAAGTGAAATAAATAATCCCAAAAAAGTTATGGATACAAGTTATCAAAAAACCGACGAAGAGTGGAAAAAAATTCTGACTCCGGAACAATATCAAATACTAAGAAAGAAAGGCACAGAAAGGCCTCATTCCAGCGCACTAAATGATTTATTTGAAGAAGGCACTTATGTTTGCGCAGGATGCGGTACTGAGCTATTTACTAGCACTCAAAAGTTTGACGGACATTGTGGCTGGCCTAGCTTTGATGGCGAAATAGGAGGAGGGGATAGGGTTAAAAAAATCCGCGATCTGTCGCATGGCATGGTGCGTACAGAAATTGTTTGTGCTAAATGCGGCGGACATTTAGGACATATTTTTGATGATGGACCAACACAAAGCGGGCTTCGGTATTGTGTAAATGGAGTTAGTATTGGATTTAAAAAGAAAGAAAAATAA
- a CDS encoding T9SS type A sorting domain-containing protein, with translation MKKFLLSIGILSLSISGNAQEYWEIMQDPNGNFYNAQQKFEDYYAGKDINEKGKGYKIFKRWESFVEQRVYPTGDLSLLAQTAPNYQAWLDNYNAQQGNNGGGKYGQIGGNNIVAAATWSPVGPMGPIAGTGNGQFLKSGRINGFVAHPTNTNIVYACAPAGGFWRSYNAGTTWVTTTDNMPNTGCSDAAVDPSNTNIIYLATGDGDAGDNPSIGVYKSFDAGVTFTPTGLTYTFSAGARIRRIIVNPNTPSVVIAATNGGIRRNTNGGAGAWATADGNNCYDLEFQPGNPNIVYSAGTSFRRSTNGGASFTQITNGIPTTGISRMAIAVTPANPQVVYVLASLSSNNGFQGLYRSVDGGVTFTQMSNSPNLLGWSNTGGDTGGQGWYDLCIAASPTNSNEIVTGGVNVWRSTTGGATGGWSLYGHWTGSGAPFTHADHHDLEYDIVGNLYNANDGTVYRRNGGSWLEVSGQMNLSQIYKLGTSSQTANFWITGHQDNGTSIWTGTTYSAQLGGDGMDCFIDRTTNANKFAEYYNGAFRRSIGGGPWSTCTTGMTGAAPWVTIWKQDPTNNTRLHAGRQEMFVSNNLAGSWTQNGTMPVTGSIREFAIAPSNNQVIYVLKSNAIIKTTNGGTNWTNVTNGAPIGSAAPDFVVVHPTNPNIAWVMLSGYSAANKVLKTTNGGTSWTNITGNLPNIPATCGVFQLGSNDRIYIGMDIGVYYIDNGLANWVPYQYNLPNIPVSDLEISPADPGKLIASTYGRGTWKVDVIAAAAPVTALSYTGSLCTGVPKPFNDFSANAPTVWSWSVAPMGGVSISSSTVANPIITFANPGTYTVSLFTSNIYGPGTTASQVVSVTAMPNVLISNPSQTICNGSSAILNASGAMTYSWSNGINSQSISVTPTASTIYNVVGGVNGCNGSANATITVGGGSLTISANSPSICNGNSAVLSASGAISYTWSTGSLTSTTSVSPGLTSTYTVTGSSGGGCTGVYISTVTVNNNPTVTASNANICSGASTVLTASGASTYSWSNGALTNTTSVSPGSTTVYTVTGSNGNCNNVQTVTVNVTTSPTVVIANNTQSVCSGNSVVISASGAASYLWNTGSSNPSISVSPSVTSVYTVTGLTGGCTNVKTATVNVTQTPTVTVNGAVICVGATTTLNASGAVTYSWNTGSNNASIAVSPTTTTVYNVTGYNGNCNSVSNATITVNQLPNITINSSGTLVCLGNTLNLSAVGATSYTWQPGNLNGPSQTYSPSANQTYTVYGTDGNNCNNTQIIAIVVTPCTGILKNSNGEMYFAVYPNPASENVIVSYPSTLDSEIFIEVIDAGGKLIKTTSHIFNLSNPNYSIGISEVANGVYFLNLKVKDGESTLLKLIKE, from the coding sequence ATGAAAAAATTTTTACTTTCAATTGGAATCTTATCATTATCAATATCGGGAAATGCACAGGAGTATTGGGAAATTATGCAAGACCCAAACGGAAATTTTTATAATGCCCAGCAAAAATTTGAGGACTATTATGCAGGAAAAGATATCAATGAAAAAGGAAAGGGATATAAAATTTTTAAAAGATGGGAAAGTTTTGTTGAGCAAAGAGTTTACCCTACCGGAGATTTATCTTTATTAGCACAAACAGCTCCCAATTACCAGGCTTGGTTAGATAATTATAATGCACAGCAAGGAAATAATGGCGGTGGAAAATACGGACAAATTGGTGGAAATAATATTGTTGCAGCAGCAACTTGGTCGCCGGTGGGTCCAATGGGTCCAATTGCCGGAACAGGTAATGGTCAGTTTTTAAAATCAGGTAGAATCAATGGCTTTGTTGCGCATCCTACCAATACGAATATTGTTTACGCTTGCGCGCCGGCTGGAGGATTCTGGAGATCATATAATGCCGGCACAACCTGGGTAACTACAACTGATAATATGCCGAATACCGGATGCAGTGATGCTGCTGTTGACCCTTCAAATACCAATATAATTTATCTGGCAACCGGTGATGGAGATGCAGGTGATAATCCGAGTATTGGTGTTTATAAATCATTTGATGCGGGTGTAACATTTACGCCTACCGGATTAACTTATACATTTAGCGCCGGAGCAAGAATCAGAAGAATTATTGTAAATCCAAACACGCCTTCTGTTGTTATTGCAGCAACCAACGGAGGCATAAGAAGAAATACCAATGGAGGAGCAGGTGCTTGGGCAACTGCAGATGGAAATAACTGTTATGATTTAGAATTTCAACCCGGTAATCCAAATATTGTTTATTCAGCCGGAACCAGTTTTAGACGCTCTACCAATGGAGGCGCAAGTTTTACGCAAATAACAAATGGAATTCCAACTACAGGAATAAGCAGAATGGCTATTGCCGTTACACCGGCAAATCCACAAGTGGTTTATGTATTGGCTTCTTTAAGTTCTAATAACGGTTTCCAAGGGTTATACAGATCTGTGGATGGTGGAGTTACTTTCACACAAATGTCAAATTCACCAAATCTTTTAGGATGGTCTAATACAGGTGGAGATACCGGAGGACAAGGATGGTATGACTTATGTATAGCCGCTTCACCAACAAACTCCAATGAAATTGTTACCGGCGGTGTAAATGTTTGGCGCAGTACAACAGGTGGTGCAACCGGTGGTTGGTCACTTTATGGACACTGGACCGGATCTGGAGCTCCATTTACACATGCTGATCATCACGATTTAGAATATGATATTGTAGGTAATTTATACAACGCTAACGACGGAACTGTTTACAGAAGAAACGGTGGCAGTTGGCTAGAGGTATCCGGTCAAATGAATTTATCTCAGATTTATAAACTAGGAACTTCTTCGCAAACAGCTAACTTCTGGATTACAGGTCATCAAGATAATGGAACCAGTATTTGGACCGGAACAACATACAGTGCTCAATTAGGTGGTGATGGTATGGATTGTTTTATTGACAGAACTACTAACGCCAATAAATTTGCCGAATATTATAACGGAGCATTTAGAAGATCAATTGGCGGAGGACCTTGGAGTACATGCACAACCGGAATGACCGGTGCCGCACCTTGGGTAACCATTTGGAAACAGGATCCTACCAACAACACCAGATTACATGCAGGAAGACAAGAAATGTTTGTTTCCAATAATCTGGCCGGAAGCTGGACGCAAAACGGAACTATGCCAGTTACCGGATCAATTAGAGAGTTTGCAATTGCACCTTCTAACAATCAGGTAATTTATGTTTTAAAAAGTAACGCGATTATTAAAACCACAAATGGGGGTACAAACTGGACCAACGTAACCAATGGGGCACCAATTGGAAGTGCTGCACCTGACTTTGTTGTGGTTCATCCAACCAATCCAAATATAGCTTGGGTAATGCTTAGCGGATACTCTGCAGCAAATAAAGTACTTAAAACAACGAATGGAGGAACCAGTTGGACTAACATCACCGGAAATTTACCAAACATTCCTGCAACATGTGGTGTATTTCAATTAGGAAGCAATGACAGAATTTACATTGGAATGGATATTGGAGTATATTATATCGATAATGGTTTAGCAAATTGGGTTCCTTACCAATATAACTTGCCTAATATTCCAGTATCAGATCTAGAAATTTCTCCTGCAGATCCCGGTAAATTAATTGCTTCTACTTATGGAAGAGGTACCTGGAAAGTGGATGTAATTGCAGCTGCCGCACCGGTTACCGCATTATCTTATACAGGTTCATTATGTACAGGCGTTCCAAAACCATTTAATGATTTTTCTGCAAATGCACCTACAGTATGGAGTTGGAGTGTTGCCCCAATGGGAGGCGTTAGTATATCAAGCTCAACCGTTGCTAATCCTATAATAACATTCGCAAATCCCGGAACATATACTGTTTCCTTGTTTACCAGCAACATTTATGGCCCGGGCACTACAGCTTCTCAGGTAGTTTCAGTAACTGCTATGCCAAATGTTTTAATAAGCAATCCTTCTCAAACCATTTGTAACGGCAGCAGCGCAATTTTAAATGCATCCGGCGCAATGACCTATAGTTGGAGCAACGGTATCAATTCTCAATCTATTTCAGTTACTCCAACCGCATCAACAATTTATAATGTTGTTGGCGGAGTGAACGGATGTAACGGCTCTGCTAATGCCACCATAACAGTTGGTGGTGGTTCATTAACCATTAGTGCAAACAGTCCGAGTATTTGTAATGGAAATTCAGCGGTGCTCAGTGCCAGCGGTGCAATTTCCTATACCTGGAGTACAGGATCATTAACTTCTACAACTTCCGTTTCACCCGGTTTAACCAGCACTTACACAGTTACGGGTAGTAGCGGAGGAGGATGCACAGGAGTTTATATTTCAACTGTTACGGTAAATAATAATCCTACGGTTACAGCTTCCAATGCCAATATTTGCAGTGGTGCCTCAACAGTACTAACAGCTAGCGGTGCTTCTACTTACTCTTGGAGTAATGGTGCGTTAACAAACACAACATCCGTTTCTCCGGGCTCGACAACAGTTTATACGGTTACCGGATCTAATGGTAATTGTAACAATGTGCAAACCGTTACTGTAAATGTAACTACAAGTCCTACTGTCGTAATTGCAAATAACACACAATCTGTTTGTTCCGGTAATTCAGTAGTTATTTCAGCAAGTGGAGCTGCTTCATACTTATGGAATACGGGTTCAAGCAACCCATCCATTAGCGTGTCTCCTTCAGTTACCTCTGTTTATACGGTTACCGGTTTAACAGGAGGATGTACCAATGTAAAAACAGCAACTGTTAATGTAACTCAAACGCCAACTGTAACAGTAAATGGTGCCGTAATTTGTGTAGGTGCCACTACTACATTAAATGCAAGTGGAGCTGTAACTTATTCATGGAATACCGGATCAAACAATGCAAGCATAGCGGTTTCTCCAACTACAACAACTGTTTATAATGTTACGGGATATAATGGAAACTGCAATTCAGTTTCAAATGCAACAATTACAGTGAATCAGTTACCTAATATCACCATCAATAGTAGTGGAACGCTAGTTTGTCTTGGAAACACACTAAACTTAAGTGCGGTAGGTGCTACTTCATACACTTGGCAACCCGGTAATTTAAATGGCCCATCGCAAACTTACTCTCCTTCCGCTAATCAAACCTATACCGTTTATGGTACCGATGGAAATAATTGTAATAACACACAAATTATTGCAATTGTGGTAACACCATGTACAGGTATTTTAAAGAATTCAAATGGAGAAATGTACTTTGCAGTATATCCGAATCCGGCAAGCGAAAATGTAATTGTATCTTATCCTAGCACACTTGATTCGGAAATATTTATAGAAGTGATTGATGCAGGTGGAAAATTAATTAAGACCACTTCACATATCTTCAACTTGTCAAATCCAAATTATTCAATCGGCATCAGCGAAGTTGCTAATGGCGTTTATTTCTTAAACTTGAAAGTGAAAGACGGAGAAAGTACCTTGTTGAAATTAATCAAAGAATAA
- a CDS encoding T9SS type A sorting domain-containing protein: protein MKKIYLLLIFIITRQYANSQVVSSVSNGNWTNPATWNCTCVPVDGASVTINHSVTLNTSMLFNTGGISINNSGSLIQDAARDILINGGYFYNNGTANFRFFNLASGTGSNSGSFSLTASSNSVAMINNGSIYMDSMYVAGNFTNTPSGTINGNRIAFVAPTINNGRITVSLSINNSTLTNNNYHGGYAFTNDGLYLNNDSIVLTYSLWNKIKFNNNPGSLIRLTKNFHNYVPGNTASFTNNGNVIILDSFYNTDTIKGSNTGTFTVADSSSNSGRMIGTYKFCDQTPPGSAPYIDYNSGFVGGGITWCTINGIQENKLTGSFYVYPNPSSGQVTVQGLKEEKLTLVDVTGKTITIINLNSINQYSFEIHNLKPGIYFLKGVQLHKKLLILD, encoded by the coding sequence ATGAAAAAAATTTACCTTCTTTTAATTTTTATTATCACACGGCAATATGCTAACTCGCAAGTGGTAAGTTCGGTTTCAAATGGCAATTGGACAAATCCCGCCACTTGGAATTGCACCTGTGTGCCTGTTGACGGCGCATCGGTAACCATTAATCATAGTGTAACATTAAATACCAGCATGCTTTTTAATACCGGGGGCATTTCTATTAATAACAGCGGATCTTTAATACAAGATGCTGCACGGGATATCCTAATTAATGGCGGATATTTTTATAATAATGGAACGGCTAACTTTCGATTTTTTAATTTAGCTTCCGGCACCGGATCCAATTCGGGTTCTTTTTCATTAACCGCAAGCTCTAATTCTGTGGCGATGATTAATAACGGATCTATTTATATGGACAGTATGTATGTGGCCGGAAATTTTACCAATACTCCAAGCGGAACAATTAATGGAAATAGAATTGCATTTGTTGCTCCAACCATTAATAATGGTAGAATTACCGTTTCTCTTTCAATCAATAATTCAACTCTAACCAATAACAATTATCATGGAGGTTATGCATTTACGAATGATGGCCTATATCTCAATAATGATTCTATTGTTTTAACTTACAGTTTATGGAATAAAATCAAATTCAATAATAATCCGGGTTCATTAATTCGACTTACCAAGAACTTTCATAATTACGTACCGGGAAACACGGCTTCTTTTACGAATAATGGAAACGTTATTATATTAGATAGTTTTTATAATACAGATACCATTAAAGGAAGTAATACCGGAACATTTACGGTAGCTGATTCTTCATCGAATAGTGGCCGAATGATTGGTACTTATAAATTTTGTGATCAAACTCCTCCCGGTTCAGCACCATACATCGATTACAATAGTGGCTTTGTTGGAGGCGGAATAACCTGGTGTACAATAAACGGCATTCAGGAAAATAAATTAACCGGCTCATTTTATGTTTATCCTAATCCTTCATCCGGACAAGTAACTGTTCAAGGATTGAAAGAAGAAAAGTTAACACTGGTTGATGTAACAGGAAAAACAATTACAATAATAAACCTCAATTCAATTAATCAGTATAGTTTTGAAATACATAATTTAAAACCCGGTATTTATTTTCTGAAAGGGGTTCAACTCCATAAAAAACTATTAATTCTGGATTAA